A region of the Oncorhynchus nerka isolate Pitt River linkage group LG26, Oner_Uvic_2.0, whole genome shotgun sequence genome:
TTTATTGCCGATGCTTCGGTAGGTTTCTGCCAGTGTagcatgtggtgagtagttgatttGATACAGGGCGGGGGGACAGGTTTCTGCCAGTGTagcatgtggtgagtagttgatttGATACAGGGCGGGGGACAGGTTTCTGCCAGTGTagcatgtggtgagtagttgatttGATACAGGGCGGGGGACAGGTTTCTGCCAGTGTagcatgtggtgagtagttgatttGATACAGGGCGGGGGACAGGTTTCTGCCAGTGTagcatgtggtgagtagttgatttGATACAGGGCGGGGGACAGGTTTCTGCCAGTGTagcatgtggtgagtagttgatttGATACAGGGCGGGGGACAGGTTTCTGCCAGTGTagcatgtggtgagtagttgatttGATACAGGGCGGGGGGACAGGTTTCTGCCAGTGTagcatgtggtgagtagttgatttGATACAGGGCGGGGGACAGGTTTCTGCCAGTGTagcatgtggtgagtagttgatttGATACAGGGCGGGGGGACAGGTTTCTGCCAGTGTagcatgtggtgagtagttgatttGATACAGGGCGGGGGGACAGGTTTCTGCCAGTGTagcatgtggtgagtagttgatttGATACAGGGCGGGGGACAGGTTTCTGCCAGTGTagcatgtggtgagtagttgatttGATACAGGGCGGGGGACAGGTTTCTGCCAGTGTagcatgtggtgagtagttgatttGATACAGGGCGGGGGACAGGTTTCTGCCAGTGTagcatgtggtgagtagttgatttGATACAGGGCGGGGGACAGGTTTCTGCCAGTGTagcatgtggtgagtagttgatttGATACAGGGCGGGGGACAGGTTTCTGCCAGTGTagcatgtggtgagtagttgatttGATACAGGGCGGGGGACAGGTTTCTGCCAGTGTagcatgtggtgagtagttgatttGATACAGGGCGGGGGACAGGTTTCTGCCAGTGTagcatgtggtgagtagttgatttGATACAGGGCGGGGGACAGGTTTCTGCCAGTGTagcatgtggtgagtagttgatttGATACAGGGCGGGGGGACAGGTTTCTGCCAGTGTagcatgtggtgagtagttgatttGATACAGGGCGGGGGGACAGGTTTCTGCCAGTGTagcatgtggtgagtagttgatttGATACAGGGCGGGGGACAGGTTTCTGCCAGTGTagcatgtggtgagtagttgatttGATACAGGGCGGGGGACAGGTTTCTGCCAGTGTagcatgtggtgagtagttgatttGATACAGGGCGGGGGACAGGTTTCTGCCAGTGTAGCATGTGATGAGTAGTTGATTTGATACAGGGCGGGGGACAGGTTTCTGCCAGTGTagcatgtggtgagtagttgatttGATACAGGGCGGGGGGACAGGTTTCTGCCAGTGTagcatgtggtgagtagttgatttGATACAGGGCGGGGGACAGGTTTCTGCCAGTGTagcatgtggtgagtagttgatttGATACAGGGCGGGGGGACAGGTTTCTGCCAGTGTagcatgtggtgagtagttgatttGATACAGGGCGGGGGACAGGTTTCTGCCAGTGTagcatgtggtgagtagttgatttGATACAGGGCGGGGGACAGGTTTCTGCCAGTGTagcatgtggtgagtagttgatttGATACAGGGCGGGGGACAGGTTTCTGCCAGTGTagcatgtggtgagtagttgatttGATACAGGGCGGGGGGACAGGTTTCTGCCAGTGTagcatgtggtgagtagttgatttGATACAGGGCGGGGGACAGGTTTCTGCCAGTGTagcatgtggtgagtagttgatttGATACAGGGCGGGGGGACAGGTTTCTGCCAGTGTagcatgtggtgagtagttgatttGATACAGGGCGGGGGGACAGGTTTCTGCCAGTGTagcatgtggtgagtagttgatttGATACAGGGCGGGGGGGACAGGTTTCTGCCAGTGTagcatgtggtgagtagttgatttGATACAGGGCGGGGGACAGGTTTCTGCCAGTGTagcatgtggtgagtagttgatttGATACAGGGCGGGGGACAGGTTTCTGCCAGTGTagcatgtggtgagtagttgatttGATACAGGGCGGGGGACAGGTTTCGTTTGGATCTCAACTCGTGTAACCTCGTCAGCTGGTGGTTTCTTGTTGATTAATCTTACTGGAAACAGGGCGTCAAGTATATTGTCCCCAATGACTGCTGCCTTCTCTCTGTGTTGCCACAAGCGCATGCCTTCTTCTTCGGTTGTTGCTTGTGGTATGGATTTGGTGCACTGGGTTAAGTGGGGGGTTTACTTCAATAACTTCAGCATCGatcagacatttacattttattgTGATATACAGTACATTGTTTCTTTGGCATCTGTCTGCTCTATCGTGGGAAACTACACCTTGGTGTATATGTATATTTTGGAGACTGATCCATCTTAAGTGAATTAAGTTGACATTTGCTTATCAGTGTTTATGCACTTTTCAGTGTTGAAGTATATGGTATGTGATGACTATACAGGTCAAAGCCTTTTATAGCTGGTGGATGATGGGAGTGTAAGCTTCCTGTGAAAGATCTGAAACATCGCACTCACCACATTGACACTAGCACTTTCATATTATCACACATGAGGCCTCTGGCTTCACAAAGATTTGGTGAGAGGAAATAACTAGATTAAATATAATTTGTATGGATGTTTATTCTGCAAAACAATGACCAAAAATACTTTTATTGTAGATGTTGTTCACATACATTTATTTATCGTTTGAATGTACATATAAAACATTGGCAGTGGCCTCATAAATTAAGTTTAGTTCAGAATAAACAAAATACAGATACTATAGTTCATTTTATTTACACAATATACCGTATAGTACAGTAAGACCGAtatcttcttctttttttcatTTGTACATTTATATACAATGTGAAAGATTTCAATTGCTTGCTTTCAAACATCACTGCTGTCACAATGGAACGTTATACATGGGACCCCAAGCATTTGTGGTTTGTCTTTACTAATGTCTATTAACCACTGTTTACAGAAGATACACCTAACACTTCATTGCATGAGTGGGATATTCTCCAGCTTGTTCAGGAAAGTTCTGAAGGCTATTGTTTTTGTGAACAGGCTGTGTTCAATATGTTTTCCATACTTTGAGTCCACAAAGCCAGAGCTGTCAATAAGCCTAATCTGTCCTTTTAATTGCTCTCAATCATGTCTGCTGCTACGTGTGTTTTAGAGACCTCCAAAGATGTGCAAACCAGAAGAGGCATCAACGTGACATTCTCTGTGTCAAAGCCACCAAGCCTCTAATGTTGGTCTGCGAACCTCTACCCAGAATTCCAGATGACAAAAATGACATTTTTGTTTTGGGTGTGGATGCTTCATGTTTTAACTACATGTCATTATGTTTGTATTATGTATTTTCTCTAGAGGGGATATAAGGATGAGCCTTAGCATGACTCAAATGTATACTTTAAATATGTGTGTGACTCAAAATAAAATGTACTGAATGTGTTTTCAATGTTTATGTAATAAAAAACATGAATAGCGTTAATTTCACAGCTACTGGTTGAGTGGTTCTCTTTAACTACCGGTAAATGGTCAATTCAAAATACTGCTACAAACATGAATCCATTCCTTCAAGGAGGGTTTTTCTATTCTGCAGTTTGGATTATGGAAGATGTATGCTGAGATACAGTATGAGAAAAGGAATTTCACAGTATGAGAACAGCATTAATTCGTTTAATGCTTCGCGCCGaggagtaataaccaacaaggtATTTATTTCTCTAACACTGACTGAGGTTTGACTTCCTTACAATAGACCAACCAGTCTTTAAGTGGAAACCCCCAGCTTATCTGTCTAGGAAGAAAATGCCAGACCAGGGGAGGAAGGCAAAACATAGGACAATGGTGGGTTCCGCTGACGTTCTCTACCATTGAGGTGAGAGGAAGAGTATTACTTCCTCCTTGCTTGTAGTTCCATTTACAACCCATACGTAACATGTAGTAGTCTCACAGCTGTAAGATGGTGCCGAAGATTGGTCCAGTCAAGGGGGTCTCCAGAACTCTGCTCTTACTGTAATTGGACAATTAATCATTATTACTGCTGAGTCACATTGGGCCGTCATGGACAAGTCATGTCTTTGACATCCTGGGGTAGATGGCTTTAATAGTGGAAGGGGTGAAGTTGGCAGAGGAGACTGTGATCTCCAGGCCCTCCAGCCTATGGGAGGGTGCCTCAGTCTTACTGGTACTGCACTCTAGGAAGGGCACACCTATCTTCTTCACCTGGCCATCCTTGGTGAGGAGGCAGCGTCGACACAGCAGCCTCAGGATGGCCCTCCTCATGTCCTTACTGGTCAGGGTATAGATGATGGGATTGAGGAGAGAGTTGAACATGGCGATGCCCAGGAAGTAGTCCGCCTTGAAGAGCACCTGGCAGCTCCGTGCCGGGCAGCAGAAGTCCAgcaagaggaggatgaagagaggcAGCCAGCAGATGATGAAGACGCCCAGCACGATGGTGACAGTCTTCAGCAGGGCCATGTACTTCTGGGACTTGCGGGCCAGGCCTTTGCGCTGCGGGCCAGAGCCCAGGTGCTTTGTGTTGGACCTTACAGTGTGGAAAATGCGCACATAAAGCACCACGATAGCCAGCAGCACAGCAGTGAACACGGTGATGAAGAAGAGGATGTAGCTTTTGGCGAAGAGCGGCAGGACGGTGGAGCACTGGTCCAGACGGCCCATACAGTTCCAGCCCAGGACGGGCAGAACCCCCAGGAACACAGACAGCACCCAGCTGGCCCCGATCAGGGCAAACATCCGGCCTCGTTTGGCCCCCTGGTAGGGCTTCATCCTCACCATGGTGACGTGGCGCTCAATGGCGATGGCCAGGAGGCTGATGACGGAGGCGGCCAGCGTTATAAAGACCCCCCCCTCCCTCAGGAACCACAGCACAGGGGTCATCTTTAACGTGTTGGCCCCTGAAGTTACAATGTTCACCATGTAGGTGAAGCCTGCTAGCAGGTCTGAGAGTGTTAGGCTGCCTAACAGATAGTACATGGGCAGATGGAATTTCTTATTCTTCCAGATGGCCAACAGCACCACAGCATTCTCCAGCACTATGAGCAAGCAGATCAGCAGGAAGGCTATGGCCTCTGGCTTTAGTCCATCCTTGTACTTGTTCTCCTTCAGTTTGCCTGTGTAGTTGTAGTGTTCTCTGATGACAGCATTGCTCTGGTACTCGCGGAACATCCGGAGCAGGTACCCTACCGAGGGGGTCATGGGAACCACAGTGGGGGCAGCAACAGCAGCGTAAGCAGCATGCGATGCTTCTTCCATTGGTATTCTGGGAATGTTGCTTTCTTTTTAGCTGACAATATGCTTTCCACTCTGCGTCACATAGTTCTTAGGCAGTCCATAATTCAATATGTTGGAAGTGGGGAATGTACATTCCTTAGGAAATCTATCTTTGAATGTCGTTTCTGACAGATAGATCAGTCCATTTTTTGTAATTAGTATAAGAATGGATGGTAATAAGAATCCTCAATGTGATAGCATTATCCAAAACTGGGCAATGCCTGGACAATCCACTGGATGGCTCAGACAAGCAAGAAACCTGGAAACAAAATAACAGTATTGAAATATAGTATAATAGCCTATTTATCTGTAACAACACACACATGtaaagaaggggggggggggcgtacATTCCTCATTAATCTTGTAATTAACAGTACCTGTCTTTGTTCAAATTCTAATAGAATGTTTTTAAGTATGAAACTAGCAAAGACATTACTCCACAGGTACCTTAAAAATGAGAAATTACCAAGCTAAGGCGCCATTAAAAAGACACAATAACAGAAATATTAATATTAGCGTTTTGACCTGGAGAAACTTGGCCTATTATGGCACTAATTCATATTCATCTTTAGCATATTTATCTTTATCTTCCAGCTCAGTTTTTTTGGCGGGCAAAAATGTCATTTTGTCTGTGAACTTTGATTAATTATCTCGATGCACACATGAACAGAAATGTAGGCAcactcacatacagtatacacatatacttccactgacaccccaacacacacatgcacacccaaaCACTTTTTGTATGCACTAaatctcctgcactgactctatacacacacacactggactctacaatcacacatttttttattttacctttatttaaccaggcaagtcagttaagaacaaattcttattttcaatgacagcctaggaacagtgggttaactgcctgttcaggggcagaacgacagatttgtaccttgtcagggggtttgaactcgcaaccttccggtccaacgctctaaccactaggctaccctgccgccccatacatACTTGCACTAACACctcaaaatacacacacaaacacacaatacaTATGCCCACACATCATAAAACGCGCACACAtgcgtactctctctctctctctctctctctctctctcacacaaacacacacacactcacacatacacatatacacacgctACCGTCTatttactgtctattatctatcctgttgtccaGTCACTTTGTCACTTTACCCGTACCTATATATACACAGCTACGTCAATGACCtcttacccctgcacatcgactccgtacaggtactccctgtatagccATTTTATTTtcactcgttattgttattcgttGAGCACTGGGTATTTATTCCTTGTCCCACTATTTCTATTTCTATTTTTtaaatctttaactctgcatttttggaaaaggacccgtaagtaagcattttagtgtcagtctacacctgttgtttacgaagcatgtgcaAATACAATTGTATTAAATTGTATTTGAGGCACTATTGCCTATCTGTTTGAAACATAGCATATGATAAAACACTACTTCAAAATTATTATGGATTGGGTATGCAAATGTATGAATTAAGTTACGTTTTTTAAATAATTATTAGTTATTCAAGTTTTTTATTATTTCAGAAAAATAACAAGACAACACTGAAATCTGTTGTTTTCATCAACTGATCAGTGGGCAAGTATAGGCTACAGGCTTGTATCAAAATTGTGAAGCTAAATATCTGGATTTTCCACAACATTGCTGAATTTCTCAAATATAAGACACATTAACCTGTCCTTGCTTTAGCCTAGTTATTACATGCCATCAAATTATAGAATTTCGATCAACTGTCTAAAACACCATAATATCTGTTGAATAAATAAATACTAAACAAGTATCATTCAAATATTTATAAAAACGAATAATACCCAGTACAAATATAAGTAGGCTATTACACAAATATAACTGCAAAGACCTACCTTTTAAAAGTTGAACTTTGCGTGAGAACGTGTTCTTAATTTGCGTAGTTGTCTTTCGTTGAATACAGTACGCTCTCACTGATGATCAGACGTGACAGATTGTGATAAGAGAAAATAGACTGGTGCGAGACTCGACTTGAAGTGGGCTGGGCTGGACTCTGCCCTCCAACGCTCagccttcctctctacctctcctttaaTTGGCTTCTGAAGTCGTAATAACTGTAGGTAAATAAATTGCCCGAGGTGGCTTGGAGATGAAATAGCATTACTCTCTGGTTTACAATTAATTCAGGAATGCAGTGGGAGGCATTTATGGTCTGTTTTGGCTACAGGCAGTGGCGCAAGCTGGAATGTATAAAGGTGCATTCTTTCTAGGTCAATACCATCTGATATGTTTTTGATCGGTGGTTGTAAAATGGATCACTATACTACttcccaacctggtctcagagcatttcatatgaTTCTGTACATAAATACATCACACTACATTTAGTctatgttacgtttcgtatggtatgtattaatttgtggatgtccatcatccatttcgtatcaTAAGTCCCCAATTACAATTTGCATGATatgttataaatttgcaaaatgtacaacatgttacgaatttgcaaaatatatgatatgttatgaattccaatttgttgtggttaacattagctaggggttagggttaaggttaggttaagggttaaggttaggttaagggttaaggttagggttaggggaagggttagctaaaagggttaaggttagggttaaggttaggggaagggttagctaacattctaagtagttgcaaagtagctaaaaagtagaaAGTAGTTGAAATGTTGCTAATTAACTAAAATGCACAAGTTTtccgtgatgagatttgaacacgcaacctttgggttactagACATTCACGTTATATGCTCGATTtaagttgaaggcattcagttgtgcaactgactagttaCCCCCCTTTCCCTCCTCTAATTTTGCCTTAAGTTACCTTCTGTCTCATGTAACCATACCaagcgtaacatatcatactatgtaaagtgttggtcccatgtttcatgagctgaaataaaagatcccagaaatgtaccATACGCACAAAAAACTTATTTCCCTCAAATGTTGTGCatatatttgtttacatccctgttagtgagcatttctcatttgccaagataatgcatccacctgaccggtgtggcctatcaagaagctgattaaacagcatgatctttACACAGGTACTCCTTctcctggggacaataaaaggccactcttaaaatatacagttttgtcacacaatacaatgccacagatgtctcaagttttgagggagcatgcaattggcatgctgactgcaggaatgtccacttgagctgttgccagagaatgttaatttctctaccataagccgcctccagtgtcgttttagagaatttggcagaacatccaaccggcctcacaaccgcagaccacgtgtaaccgtgccagcccaggacctccacatccggcttcttcccctgcgggatcatctgagaccagtcacccggacagctgatgaaactgaggagtatttctatctgtaataaagcccttttatggggaaaactcattctgattggttgggcctggatccccagtgggtgggcctggctcccaagtaggtgggcctatgccctcccaggctcaCCCATGACTGCGCCGCTGCCCATTTATTTCAattcactgatttccttatatgaattgaaagtcagtaaaatcattgaaattgttgcatgtgcgtttatttttttgttcagcaTAATTTGAGGGTCCAGATGTACTTTTACTATGTAACGTCTAGTATATGAGACCAGACTGCACTTCCTACAATGATATGGTACTTACTTTTTAACGTTTTATTGGTTTACTTCTTATATTTACTCACATTCTGAATGAAAACGTGGACCATGGTTAATCTTTTCATGATTTGGACAATGCTCTCTGTCAGTTCCCACACCTCAATGCATACAGAGTATGTAGACCTTCCCTCATAACCGCACATGCTTCTGAGGATGGGGAGGATGATGGAAATACAACAATATGTGCACTTTGTGCAGTTGTGATAAATTACTACATTCGTATGTGGAAATTACTTAAAGGGTGGCTGAGTGGCTGGATCCTACTTTCTCTAAACAGGAAGCCGTCTCATTGTGCCTAGAAGGGAGAGGGATTTCCTTGAGAAACACCTATGAAGTCATAGTAAGACGGATTCGACACTGACACAGTGCATTCCAGCTTGACGTTGAACACACTGTCCTTTGGGATGCAATGCCACCTTATTCATTTCCCGTTAGAAGAGGACTCATAATACGTTGTAAACAAATCACGTTTACCAAACACACATACATTGTTTTTGTTACTGCATGAGACATGATACTCTTTTTTAGTCGATTGGGTTCCATTCCTCTGACATGCTCCATCACCTTCTAGAGGCTAAATCTATTTAAGCAATTTTTCTCTGTAAGGCTGTTTTATTTAACTGATGAGGAAGCATACTTCTCACGTCAGCTGCTTCTCTGGAGTTAAACTATTTATTTTCTTGCCCCCATTAAGTAATTTTCAGTTTTCCCTGCAGTAGAGAACTGGTGGTAAACCCTGACTTGTCCTTCCTGTCTCAGTTGTCCCCTGGCCT
Encoded here:
- the LOC115110617 gene encoding sphingosine 1-phosphate receptor 1-like, whose translation is MEEASHAAYAAVAAPTVVPMTPSVGYLLRMFREYQSNAVIREHYNYTGKLKENKYKDGLKPEAIAFLLICLLIVLENAVVLLAIWKNKKFHLPMYYLLGSLTLSDLLAGFTYMVNIVTSGANTLKMTPVLWFLREGGVFITLAASVISLLAIAIERHVTMVRMKPYQGAKRGRMFALIGASWVLSVFLGVLPVLGWNCMGRLDQCSTVLPLFAKSYILFFITVFTAVLLAIVVLYVRIFHTVRSNTKHLGSGPQRKGLARKSQKYMALLKTVTIVLGVFIICWLPLFILLLLDFCCPARSCQVLFKADYFLGIAMFNSLLNPIIYTLTSKDMRRAILRLLCRRCLLTKDGQVKKIGVPFLECSTSKTEAPSHRLEGLEITVSSANFTPSTIKAIYPRMSKT